In the genome of Corythoichthys intestinalis isolate RoL2023-P3 chromosome 19, ASM3026506v1, whole genome shotgun sequence, one region contains:
- the LOC130907995 gene encoding uncharacterized protein F54H12.2-like, whose amino-acid sequence MLPISALTEDGPIEFFVPGDGSKYLDLADTLLQLQLQVTNADGSRLPAAEKVGLINYPLNTIFSQVDVTLADRLISQSSSTHPYRSMIEALLNFSDASLKSQFTAGMFFKDKSGQMDTTDLTGDAVNEGLVNRAQRVAGSRSFYVIGPLHADIFFCERLLLNNVDLRVKLIKANNDFCFISPANSDHKLKILSASLFVKRVAVSPAVSLGHEAALRKENALYPLSRINVKTYSIPQQSRTCQQDNLFLGPMPRYVVVGLVAHTAFTGRRESNPFNFANYNMEYLALTQEGRQIPSKPFQPQFSERNAAREFYNLFTSTGRHLKDLPLCIDHEDFMDGYALYVFNLSANDDTSALSTVSNGSVRLEMRFKAPLPHTVTLIVYACYDSILEIDSKRQVLVDYY is encoded by the coding sequence ATGCTCCCGATCTCGGCCCTTACCGAAGACGGCCCCATCGAGTTTTTTGTTCCTGGCGATGGTTCTAAATATCTGGACCTCGCGGACACCCTGCTTCAGCTCCAATTACAGGTGACAAACGCCGATGGATCCCGTTTACCTGCGGCGGAGAAGGTGGGGCTTATCAATTACCCACTTAACACCATATTCTCCCAAGTTGATGTTACTTTGGCAGACAGATTGATATCTCAGTCCAGTTCGACACACCCTTATCGATCCATGATAGAAGCTTTATTAAACTTTTCGGACGCTTCTTTGAAGAGCCAGTTCACAGCCGGTATGTTTTTCAAAGATAAAAGTGGACAAATGGACACCACTGACCTTACTGGCGACGCTGTGAATGAGGGTTTGGTGAACCGAGCGCAGAGGGTTGCTGGCTCCAGATCATTTTATGTCATAGGCCCTCTACATGCCgacatatttttttgtgaacgACTCCTGTTAAACAATGTGGACTTACGCGTCAAACTCATCAAGGCCAACAATGATTTCTGCTTCATTTCACCGGCTAACAGCGatcataagttaaaaatattgaGCGCTTCTTTATTTGTCAAAAGGGTCGCTGTGTCTCCAGCTGTTTCTCTGGGACACGAGGCTGCACTCCGCAAAGAGAACGCTTTGTACCCCCTGTCACGTATTAACGTAAAAACGTACTCTATCCCTCAACAATCTCGAACGTGTCAGCAAGATAACCTTTTCCTCGGACCAATGCCTCGTTATGTCGTAGTTGGCCTAGTTGCACACACGGCGTTCACGGGTCGTCGAGAAAGTAACCCTTTCAACTTTGCTAATTATAACATGGAGTATTTAGCTCTGACGCAGGAAGGAAGACAAATCCCCTCGAAACCTTTTCAACCACAATTTTCCGAAAGGAATGCCGCTCGCGAGTTTTATAATTTGTTTACGTCTACAGGCAGACATTTGAAGGATCTGCCTCTCTGTATTGATCACGAGGATTTCATGGACGGCTATGCTCTATATGTGTTCAATTTGAGCGCTAACGACGACACATCTGCATTATCGACTGTGTCTAACGGTAGTGTCAGATTGGAGATGAGATTCAAAGCTCCACTGCCTCACACAGTCACACTTATTGTCTACGCATGCTATGACTCTATTCTGGAAATAGACTCAAAACGGCAAGTACTGGTGGACTATTACTGA